The genomic interval AAATGGTAATGCCTGGAGACAACATTGAAATGACAGTAGAATTAATCCATCCAATCGCAATGGAAGAAGGATTAAGATTCGCAATAAGAGAAGGTGGAAGAACAGTAGCATCAGGTGTAGTAGGAAAGATCACTAAGTAATTGAACTCTTCCTTCTGATGGTTTCTCAATTGACGAGTACGAAATTTTATTCTAAGTTAGAATAAAATTACGATGTCATAAGAGAAACCGAGGCAGGGAAAGAAAGTTATAGTGATAGACTATTATATAGATGTAAGAGTTCAACAACTTTTATATAGGAGGAGATGACCATTTGGTTATCTCCTCTTTTTTTTTGCTGCTCATGCAAGAGAGAAACTAAAAAAAGATGACCTCTATAGATTACAGAGATCATCTTTTTATTATCCTATGTTTAATGTCTTTTTTAATTCCTCTACCTTGTTTAATCTTTCCCAAGGAAGGTCGATATCAGTTCTACCGATATGTCCAAAGGCAGCTAAATCCTGATATTTAAACTGAGGTTCTCTAAGTTCAAGAGCTCCCTCTATTCCTCTAGGTGAAAGATCGAATATTTTCATTACAGCTTGAGCTAATGCAATCTCCTCCACTGTTCCAGTTCCAAAAGTATCCACCTTTATAGATGTAGGGTGATCTACTCCTATTGCATATGAAAGTTGTACTTCACACTTTGTAGCTAACTTAGCTCCTACAATAGTTTTTGCAACCCATCTGGCAGCATAAGCAGCTGATCTATCTACCTTTGAAGGGTCTTTTCCAGAGAACGCTCCCCCACCGTGACGGAAGAATCCACCGTATGTATCTACAATGATCTTTCTACCAGTAAGTCCTGCATCTCCGTGTGGCCCACCAATTACGAATCTACCAGTTGGGTTGATATGGAAATGGTTTACTTTTTCAACATCTAGATTATATTTCTCTAAAACAGGAGTGATAACTAATTTTATGATATCCTCTTTGATAGTTTCGTTTGAAACCTCAGGGTTATGCTGAACAGAAACAACTACAGTTTCCACATGATCAACATTTCCGTTTTGGTCGTAGGCTAATGTTACTTGAGATTTGGCATCTGGTCTAGCCC from Psychrilyobacter piezotolerans carries:
- the metK gene encoding methionine adenosyltransferase: MTNKTYFTSECVSPGHPDKIADQISDAVLDACLAEDPKARVACETFCTTGQVVVGGEITTTTYVDIQRIVRNKIDEIGYKQGMGFDSDCGVLNAIHSQSPDIAQGVDTGGAGDQGIMFGGAVDETPELMPLALVLSREIIRKLTAITRSGELAWARPDAKSQVTLAYDQNGNVDHVETVVVSVQHNPEVSNETIKEDIIKLVITPVLEKYNLDVEKVNHFHINPTGRFVIGGPHGDAGLTGRKIIVDTYGGFFRHGGGAFSGKDPSKVDRSAAYAARWVAKTIVGAKLATKCEVQLSYAIGVDHPTSIKVDTFGTGTVEEIALAQAVMKIFDLSPRGIEGALELREPQFKYQDLAAFGHIGRTDIDLPWERLNKVEELKKTLNIG